The proteins below come from a single Asanoa ferruginea genomic window:
- a CDS encoding nitrate- and nitrite sensing domain-containing protein, whose amino-acid sequence MNSRSWSIRSKIISLVAVPIAALTALWIFATTLTLGPALSLLSAQGLLDDIGKPGENVVSALQQERRLSLIYLAGKSSPERLATQRAVTDDAIGEFRRRSSGANTSDLLSTRLAQLDQAFAVLPSGRNFIDRRDMDKAGALGLYNGVIDSAFRAFSVLVALPDEQLGREGRAVTSLGRAREVLARADALLGGVFAGGRFGEDEHGQLVQIIGTERYLYESAIADLPDDDRGQYNQLTEGAAFSQLNGMLDTLVSKGRDKAEPPVTATEWQSSYDTVQHALRDFELDASDRLADRAVPVATGILIRLALAGVLGLIAVGIALYVSIRVGRGLIRRLVGLRATALELADDRLPALIGRLRRGQEVDVDAESPPLEYGSDELGQVGHAFAAVQRTAVRSAVDEAALRRGLSEVFLNIARRSQTLLHRQLALLDKMERRTTDPDELGDLFRVDHLATRMRRHAEDLVVLAGAAPGRGWRVPVPMIDVIRGAVSEVEDYPRVNIVAVEPAAVAGRAVADVIHLLAELIENATSFSPPHTKVHVAGQAVPNGYAIEIEDRGLGMPPEAIAEANQRLSEPPEFDPANSARLGLFVVAQLGARHGVRVQLRPSPYGGVTAVALLPTALIGAGSGALALPGRASGDQSDRALPAGDTDAVLVPGETADDAPVWTVPDGALTAPGDGGALSSAPRANWPTALSGGLTRRKPDAAPTSSIPASTVPTSSFSTPPRSGGSTPPASPWAGSNSAERTWGGSPSAGSTPGGPTWAGATAGGSTPGGPTAGGSNSAGSTPGGPTAGGSNSAGSVPSGSSAADVAAQPTPAMGLPVQRRRRPTEEATTELVVGEDGLPRRNRQRHLAPQLRRPTDDPSGEISGGFAAGFGGPTMPTSAPPAPRDPEEVRARMSALQAGTSRGRQESAAAAAPMWTPPAPGRAKELDDSTRAVRIRTGPGGAPDASGTPVAGNGASGELPDQTEGNGATTPPVPSDQRSSPRDENDRSQLNDPSGKDA is encoded by the coding sequence ATGAATTCGCGCAGCTGGTCGATCCGTTCGAAGATCATTTCCCTGGTCGCCGTGCCGATCGCCGCGCTCACCGCATTGTGGATCTTCGCGACCACGTTGACGCTGGGTCCGGCGCTCAGCCTGCTGTCCGCGCAAGGTTTGCTCGACGACATCGGCAAGCCCGGTGAAAACGTCGTGTCCGCCTTGCAGCAGGAACGCCGACTGTCGCTTATCTACCTGGCCGGAAAGAGCAGCCCGGAACGGCTCGCCACCCAGCGCGCGGTGACCGACGACGCGATCGGCGAGTTCCGCCGCAGGTCCTCCGGTGCCAACACCAGTGACCTGCTGTCCACCCGGCTGGCGCAGCTCGACCAGGCGTTCGCGGTGCTGCCCTCGGGCCGCAACTTCATCGACCGTCGCGACATGGACAAGGCCGGCGCGCTCGGCCTCTACAACGGCGTGATCGACTCGGCGTTCCGGGCGTTCTCCGTGCTGGTCGCGCTGCCCGACGAGCAACTCGGCCGCGAGGGTCGGGCGGTCACCTCGCTCGGCCGCGCCCGCGAGGTGCTGGCCCGCGCCGACGCGCTGCTGGGCGGCGTGTTCGCCGGCGGCCGGTTCGGCGAAGACGAGCACGGCCAGCTCGTGCAGATCATCGGCACCGAGCGCTACCTCTACGAGTCGGCGATCGCTGACCTGCCCGACGACGACCGCGGCCAATACAACCAGCTCACCGAGGGTGCCGCGTTCAGCCAGCTCAACGGCATGCTCGACACGCTGGTGAGCAAGGGCCGCGACAAGGCGGAGCCACCGGTGACGGCGACCGAGTGGCAGTCGTCCTACGACACGGTGCAACACGCCCTGCGCGACTTCGAGCTCGACGCGTCCGACCGGCTCGCCGACCGTGCCGTCCCGGTCGCGACCGGCATCCTGATCCGGCTCGCGCTGGCCGGCGTCCTCGGCCTGATCGCCGTCGGCATCGCGCTCTACGTCTCGATCCGGGTCGGCCGCGGCCTGATCCGTCGCCTGGTCGGGCTGCGGGCCACCGCGCTCGAGCTGGCCGACGACCGGCTGCCCGCCCTGATCGGCCGGCTGCGCCGCGGGCAGGAGGTCGACGTCGACGCGGAGTCGCCGCCACTCGAATACGGCAGCGACGAGCTGGGCCAGGTGGGGCACGCGTTTGCCGCGGTCCAGCGCACGGCGGTCCGGTCGGCGGTCGACGAGGCGGCGCTGCGGCGGGGCCTCAGCGAGGTCTTCCTCAACATCGCCCGGCGCAGCCAGACGCTGCTGCACCGCCAGCTCGCCCTGCTCGACAAGATGGAACGGCGCACCACCGACCCCGACGAGCTGGGCGACCTGTTCCGCGTCGACCACCTGGCCACCCGCATGCGCCGACACGCCGAAGACCTCGTCGTGCTGGCCGGCGCCGCACCGGGCCGCGGCTGGCGGGTCCCGGTCCCGATGATCGACGTCATCCGCGGCGCGGTGTCCGAGGTGGAGGATTATCCGCGGGTCAACATCGTGGCCGTCGAGCCCGCCGCGGTCGCCGGCCGCGCGGTCGCCGACGTCATCCACCTGCTGGCCGAGCTGATCGAAAACGCCACCTCCTTCTCGCCGCCGCACACCAAGGTGCACGTGGCCGGCCAGGCGGTGCCCAACGGCTACGCGATCGAGATCGAAGACCGCGGCCTCGGCATGCCGCCGGAAGCGATCGCCGAGGCCAACCAGCGGCTCTCCGAGCCGCCCGAGTTCGACCCGGCCAACTCCGCGCGCCTGGGCCTGTTCGTGGTGGCCCAGCTCGGTGCCCGCCATGGCGTCCGCGTGCAGCTCCGCCCCTCCCCCTACGGCGGCGTGACCGCGGTCGCGCTGCTGCCGACGGCGCTGATCGGCGCCGGCTCGGGAGCGCTGGCCCTGCCCGGCCGGGCCTCCGGTGACCAGTCCGACCGCGCCCTGCCGGCCGGCGACACCGACGCGGTCCTGGTGCCCGGCGAGACCGCCGACGACGCACCGGTGTGGACGGTTCCCGACGGCGCCTTGACCGCGCCCGGCGACGGCGGCGCGTTGAGCTCCGCACCGCGGGCCAACTGGCCGACCGCACTGTCCGGCGGCCTGACCCGCCGCAAGCCGGACGCCGCGCCCACGTCGTCGATCCCCGCCTCGACGGTCCCGACCTCGAGCTTCTCCACGCCGCCCAGATCCGGCGGATCGACGCCGCCCGCGTCGCCGTGGGCCGGGTCCAACTCGGCGGAACGGACGTGGGGTGGATCCCCTTCTGCGGGATCGACCCCCGGCGGACCGACCTGGGCCGGGGCAACCGCGGGCGGATCGACCCCAGGCGGGCCGACCGCCGGCGGATCGAACTCGGCCGGATCGACCCCAGGCGGGCCGACCGCTGGCGGATCGAACTCGGCCGGCTCGGTCCCGAGCGGGTCGTCGGCGGCTGACGTCGCCGCGCAGCCCACGCCGGCGATGGGCCTGCCGGTGCAGCGCCGCCGGCGCCCGACGGAGGAGGCGACCACGGAACTCGTCGTCGGCGAAGACGGGCTGCCCCGGCGCAACCGTCAGCGCCACCTCGCGCCGCAGCTCCGCCGCCCGACCGACGATCCGAGCGGCGAGATCTCCGGTGGCTTCGCGGCCGGCTTCGGCGGCCCGACCATGCCGACCTCGGCGCCGCCCGCCCCGCGTGATCCGGAAGAGGTGCGGGCCCGCATGTCGGCCCTCCAGGCCGGCACCAGCCGCGGCCGCCAGGAGAGCGCCGCCGCGGCCGCACCGATGTGGACACCGCCCGCACCGGGCAGGGCAAAGGAACTCGACGACTCCACCCGGGCGGTGCGGATCCGCACAGGCCCGGGCGGGGCTCCGGACGCGTCTGGCACGCCAGTCGCCGGAAACGGTGCGTCGGGTGAACTTCCCGACCAGACGGAGGGGAACGGCGCCACGACGCCGCCCGTACCCTCTGATCAGAGATCGTCACCGCGCGACGAGAACGACCGGTCGCAGCTCAATGATCCATCCGGAAAGGACGCGTAA
- a CDS encoding sodium:solute symporter family protein: MDGGLRLNLNVLDYVLLALYFATVLGVGFAARRAIKTSVDFFLSGRSLPAWVTGLAFVSANLGALEIIGMAANGAQYGIMTVHYYWIGAVPAMVFLGIVMMPFYYGSKVRSVPEYLRRRFNRPTHVFNALSFAVAQMLIAGVNLYALALVLDALLGWPLWISIIAGAAIVLTYISIGGLTSAIYNEVLQFFVILAGLIPITVIGLVKVGGIDGLFDKVRNTDLGEAGLHAWADTGSSDNPLGAHWLGIVFGLGFVLSFGYWTTNFAEVQRALSARNMSAARRTPLIAAFPKLLIPIITVIPGLIAVVTVKGLGADDGDLVYNNAIPLLMNDLLPNGVLGIAVTGLMASFMAGMAANVSGFNTVFTYDIWQTYVRKERSDDYYIRVGRTATLGGVVVGIGTAFIAAGFSNIMNYIQALFSVFNAPLFATFIVGMFWKRMTAVAGFWSLLSGTVVALATYFLYLGGALPFDTDLEESFWGAGLAFVTVLVAAFAISKFTAPKPESELRGLVNGVGGVDLKGDVLAGDAVWYRSPLLLGGVALALSLLFYIPVW, encoded by the coding sequence GTGGACGGTGGGCTGCGACTCAACCTCAACGTCTTGGACTACGTGCTGCTCGCGCTCTACTTCGCGACCGTGCTCGGGGTCGGCTTCGCCGCCCGGCGGGCCATCAAGACGAGCGTCGACTTCTTCCTCTCCGGGCGTTCGCTGCCGGCGTGGGTGACCGGGCTCGCGTTCGTCTCGGCCAACCTCGGCGCGCTGGAAATCATCGGCATGGCCGCCAACGGCGCCCAGTACGGCATCATGACCGTGCACTACTACTGGATCGGCGCCGTGCCGGCGATGGTCTTCCTGGGCATCGTGATGATGCCGTTCTACTACGGCTCCAAGGTCCGCTCGGTGCCGGAATACCTGCGCCGGCGGTTCAACCGGCCGACCCACGTGTTCAACGCGCTCAGCTTCGCGGTCGCCCAGATGCTGATCGCCGGCGTCAACCTCTACGCGCTCGCCCTCGTGCTCGACGCGCTGCTCGGCTGGCCGCTGTGGATCTCCATCATCGCGGGCGCGGCGATCGTGCTGACCTACATCAGCATCGGTGGGCTGACCTCGGCGATCTACAACGAGGTGCTCCAGTTCTTCGTGATCCTGGCCGGGCTCATCCCGATCACCGTGATCGGCCTGGTCAAGGTCGGCGGCATCGACGGTCTGTTCGACAAGGTCCGGAACACCGACCTGGGCGAGGCCGGCCTGCACGCCTGGGCCGACACCGGCTCGTCCGACAACCCGCTCGGCGCGCACTGGCTCGGCATCGTCTTCGGGCTCGGGTTCGTGCTCTCGTTCGGCTACTGGACCACCAACTTCGCCGAGGTGCAGCGGGCGCTGTCGGCCCGCAACATGAGCGCCGCCCGGCGTACGCCGCTGATCGCCGCCTTCCCGAAGCTCTTGATCCCGATCATCACGGTGATTCCCGGCCTGATCGCGGTCGTCACGGTGAAGGGCCTCGGCGCCGACGACGGCGACCTGGTCTACAACAACGCGATCCCGCTGCTGATGAACGACCTGCTGCCCAACGGCGTGCTCGGCATCGCGGTCACCGGCCTGATGGCCTCGTTCATGGCCGGCATGGCGGCCAACGTCAGCGGCTTCAACACCGTCTTCACCTACGACATCTGGCAGACGTACGTGCGGAAGGAGCGCTCCGACGACTACTACATCCGGGTCGGTCGGACAGCGACCCTCGGTGGTGTGGTGGTCGGCATCGGCACGGCGTTCATCGCGGCCGGGTTCAGCAACATCATGAACTACATCCAGGCGCTGTTCTCGGTGTTCAACGCCCCGCTGTTCGCCACGTTCATCGTCGGCATGTTCTGGAAGCGGATGACCGCCGTCGCGGGCTTCTGGTCGCTGCTGTCGGGCACGGTCGTGGCGCTGGCGACGTACTTCCTCTATCTGGGCGGGGCATTGCCGTTCGACACCGACCTGGAGGAGAGCTTCTGGGGTGCCGGCCTGGCGTTCGTGACCGTCCTCGTCGCGGCCTTCGCGATCAGCAAGTTCACCGCGCCCAAGCCGGAGAGCGAGTTGCGCGGTCTGGTCAACGGGGTGGGCGGCGTCGACCTGAAGGGCGACGTGCTCGCCGGCGACGCGGTCTGGTACCGGTCGCCGTTGCTGCTCGGCGGCGTCGCGCTGGCACTTTCCCTGCTGTTCTACATCCCGGTCTGGTGA
- the ddaH gene encoding dimethylargininase encodes MISGTALVRAPSSKLADGIVTHIARTPVDVDLARRQHDAYRAALAGAGWSVVDVAPADECPDSVFIEDTVVVCGDLAILTRPGAEERRPEVAGARAAAEALLLDVVEIEAPGTLDGGDVLQVGDRVYVGVGGRTNEAGFGQLRDHLATRGKTATPVTLHGVLHLKSAVTALPDGTLVALPHLLDTHALPPVLPVEEEAGCHLVPLGDERVLIAASAPHTTALIHQLGFAPIVVDISEFEKLEGCVTCLTVLVPPVR; translated from the coding sequence ATGATCAGCGGTACGGCGCTCGTCCGCGCCCCGAGTTCGAAGCTGGCCGACGGCATCGTCACGCACATCGCGCGTACCCCCGTCGATGTCGATCTGGCCCGGCGGCAACATGACGCCTACCGCGCGGCCCTGGCCGGCGCGGGCTGGTCCGTGGTCGACGTGGCCCCCGCCGACGAGTGCCCGGACAGCGTGTTCATCGAGGACACGGTCGTGGTCTGCGGTGACCTCGCCATCCTGACCCGGCCCGGCGCGGAAGAGCGGCGGCCAGAAGTCGCGGGTGCCCGGGCCGCCGCCGAGGCGCTGCTGCTCGACGTGGTCGAGATCGAGGCGCCCGGCACGCTCGACGGCGGCGACGTGCTCCAGGTCGGCGACCGGGTCTACGTCGGCGTCGGCGGCCGCACCAACGAGGCCGGCTTCGGCCAACTCCGCGACCACCTGGCCACCCGTGGCAAGACGGCGACGCCCGTCACGCTGCACGGCGTACTCCATCTGAAGTCCGCTGTCACCGCTCTGCCCGACGGCACCCTGGTCGCGCTGCCGCACCTGCTCGACACGCACGCGTTGCCGCCGGTGCTTCCGGTCGAGGAGGAAGCGGGCTGCCACCTGGTGCCGCTCGGCGACGAACGGGTGCTGATCGCGGCCTCCGCACCGCACACCACGGCATTGATCCACCAGCTGGGTTTCGCGCCGATCGTCGTCGACATCAGCGAGTTCGAGAAGCTCGAAGGCTGCGTAACCTGCCTCACCGTGCTGGTCCCGCCCGTACGCTGA
- a CDS encoding DUF742 domain-containing protein: MAADSRPPGPDWLDVDAGPVVRPYTVTGGRVRPERGFDLVAFVVAAPLDRVDLAPLQPEHRLIIEVAQRPVAVAELAARVDLALGVVRILLSDLLSAGLVVSYEPQPAAALPNHDILQAVVNGLRAL, from the coding sequence ATGGCGGCTGATTCCCGGCCTCCCGGCCCCGACTGGCTCGACGTGGACGCCGGGCCGGTCGTCCGCCCCTACACGGTGACGGGTGGCCGGGTCCGACCGGAACGCGGCTTCGACCTGGTGGCGTTCGTGGTCGCGGCGCCGCTCGACCGGGTCGACCTGGCGCCGTTACAGCCCGAACACCGCCTCATCATCGAGGTCGCACAGCGTCCGGTGGCGGTGGCCGAGTTGGCCGCCCGCGTCGACCTGGCGCTGGGCGTCGTCCGGATCCTGCTCAGTGATTTGCTCAGCGCGGGTCTGGTGGTCTCCTACGAGCCCCAGCCCGCGGCTGCCCTTCCCAACCACGACATCCTCCAGGCGGTGGTCAATGGACTCCGTGCGCTCTGA
- a CDS encoding MDR family MFS transporter yields the protein MDTAVAPDGDVRPPALSRRQMNVIYGTVVLGLLLAAMDQTVVATALPTIVGDLGGASHLSWVVTAYLLAQTIAAALAGKFGDQFGRKRIFQVSAMVFILGSVLCGAAQSLLWLVFSRAVQGIGAGGLLVTATALIGDVIPLRDRGRYQGGLGAVFGLATVIGPLIGGLFTDSSLGWRWVFYINVPLAVVVILVAARTIPAIESRGRPVIDYLGIVLIGTGAAGLTLATSWGGTEYAWSSPVIIALFAVSVLLLIAFGFAERRAREPVLPIRLFQSRVFVVSAALSFVVGFTLLGALTFLPTYLQWVQGVSATVSGVRTLPLVVGLLVTAVLAGNTVSRTGRYKVFPIVGGLIMALGLYLLSRMGSGTSTLNTSLYMFVFGVGIGLSMQILIIIVQNTVAYRDLGVATSGVTFLRTLGSSFGAAVFGTIFANQLNHHLTDALRQTGVLPPGVLGLPTAVHNLPPAQSGPIIEAYAQSVHALFLYAVPVPLVAFALAWFLKEVPLRDMARAAAPDLGEGFGMPDGQGSDGELERAVSRVIRTEGPAAAPAVLAASGTKLAASDAWCLTQIHLRTRYAGPVDVAGVGRAYKLPGAVLRPAFAAAAWRGLVTIDDDECLGLTQQGEESYRKLAEAWKTWLLTKLPDRDGQRPTGPALDAALSKIATRIADTGGGHPEPDSVDAPGR from the coding sequence GTGGATACAGCAGTGGCTCCGGACGGCGACGTCCGCCCACCGGCACTGTCGCGCCGCCAGATGAACGTCATCTACGGCACCGTCGTGCTCGGCCTGCTGCTCGCCGCGATGGACCAGACCGTGGTCGCCACCGCGCTGCCGACGATCGTCGGTGACCTGGGCGGCGCCAGCCATCTGTCCTGGGTGGTCACCGCCTACCTGCTGGCGCAGACCATCGCCGCGGCCCTCGCCGGCAAGTTCGGCGACCAGTTCGGCCGCAAGCGGATCTTCCAGGTCAGCGCGATGGTCTTCATCCTCGGCTCGGTGCTGTGCGGCGCCGCGCAGAGCCTGCTCTGGCTGGTCTTCTCCCGCGCGGTGCAGGGCATCGGCGCCGGCGGCCTGCTGGTCACCGCCACCGCCCTGATCGGCGACGTGATCCCGCTGCGCGACCGGGGCCGCTACCAGGGCGGGCTGGGCGCGGTCTTCGGGCTCGCGACCGTGATCGGCCCGTTGATCGGCGGGCTGTTCACCGACAGCAGCCTCGGCTGGCGCTGGGTGTTCTACATCAACGTGCCGCTGGCCGTCGTGGTCATCCTGGTCGCCGCCCGCACCATCCCGGCGATCGAGAGCCGCGGCAGACCGGTGATCGACTATCTCGGCATCGTGCTGATCGGCACCGGCGCTGCCGGCCTGACCCTGGCGACAAGCTGGGGCGGCACCGAGTACGCGTGGTCCTCCCCCGTGATCATCGCGCTGTTCGCGGTATCCGTGCTGCTGCTGATCGCCTTCGGCTTCGCCGAGCGCCGGGCCCGCGAGCCGGTGCTGCCGATCCGCCTGTTCCAGTCGCGGGTGTTCGTGGTCTCGGCGGCGCTCAGCTTCGTCGTCGGCTTCACGCTGCTCGGCGCGCTCACCTTCCTGCCCACCTACCTCCAGTGGGTGCAGGGCGTGTCGGCGACCGTCTCCGGCGTACGCACGCTGCCCCTTGTCGTCGGTCTGCTGGTCACGGCCGTGCTGGCCGGCAACACGGTGAGCCGGACGGGCCGCTACAAGGTATTCCCGATCGTCGGCGGCCTGATCATGGCCCTCGGCCTCTACCTGCTGTCCAGGATGGGCTCCGGCACGTCGACGCTGAACACGTCGCTCTACATGTTTGTCTTCGGCGTCGGCATCGGCCTGTCGATGCAGATCCTGATCATCATCGTGCAGAACACGGTCGCCTACCGCGATCTCGGCGTGGCCACCTCAGGCGTGACCTTCCTGCGCACGCTGGGCAGCTCGTTCGGCGCGGCGGTGTTCGGCACGATCTTCGCCAACCAGCTCAACCACCACCTGACCGACGCGCTCCGGCAGACGGGCGTCCTCCCGCCGGGGGTGCTGGGCCTGCCGACCGCGGTGCACAACCTGCCACCCGCACAATCAGGACCGATCATCGAGGCGTACGCCCAATCGGTGCACGCTCTGTTCCTCTACGCGGTGCCGGTCCCGCTGGTCGCGTTCGCGCTGGCCTGGTTTCTCAAGGAGGTGCCGCTGCGGGACATGGCCCGGGCCGCGGCGCCCGACCTGGGCGAGGGCTTCGGCATGCCAGACGGGCAGGGCTCCGACGGCGAGCTCGAGCGGGCGGTCTCCCGGGTGATCCGCACCGAGGGGCCGGCCGCCGCCCCGGCGGTGCTGGCCGCGTCGGGCACGAAGCTGGCCGCCTCCGACGCGTGGTGCCTGACCCAGATCCACCTGCGTACCCGCTATGCCGGGCCGGTCGACGTGGCCGGGGTGGGGCGGGCCTACAAGCTGCCGGGTGCGGTGCTGCGACCCGCCTTCGCCGCCGCGGCCTGGCGGGGGTTGGTCACGATCGACGACGACGAGTGTCTCGGGCTGACACAGCAGGGCGAGGAGTCCTACCGCAAGCTGGCCGAGGCGTGGAAGACGTGGTTGTTGACGAAGCTGCCGGATCGCGACGGGCAGCGGCCGACCGGGCCCGCGTTGGACGCCGCATTGAGCAAGATCGCGACGCGGATCGCCGACACCGGCGGCGGCCACCCGGAGCCGGACAGCGTCGACGCGCCCGGTCGGTGA
- a CDS encoding ATP-binding protein, with amino-acid sequence MSDGTSNGPRSGTETVEVLGGRLMINDGPGIIAAAREDRVRLLGGGYFPAPVQDVRYWLDTATVDGAAVHQMSADVSVRGGPTARTMFDAAMLGAAAPLGAMLARRFGNDGPVASRIAQGAEVIATVPSRLVRTIWPPDDYGEKVDPLAAANAAGLKATITYPGPTAAAKNNGSNPFSADGPLRSGPRTISIRANVPSPEMTTDLLREMTLLVLRVVGEFVGGEAPLRGRTYVIGRRETQPPPATPTAAAPGPTRTENVTLDQVGGLESIVGQFREIAVSFRHPDIMARWGARRPQGILLYGPPGTGKTMLARALANEIGATFREIRTPEILDKWLGGSERNIKAIFQEARRYRHPTVMLFDEFDSIISYAGAGGDAASQAVNAVAGIFKQEMNNLIEDNQNVVVVATTNFPHRVDDSLIRSGRFDVKLSIPLPDEAGRAEIFKMKIRDLSERHEYAGFTMFADDVDPAALASVSHGFSGADIGEVLRRAQLAKAMQEARGGKGSPITHDELMRITTGLRH; translated from the coding sequence ATGTCAGACGGAACCTCTAACGGGCCACGGAGCGGCACCGAGACCGTCGAGGTGCTCGGTGGCCGGCTGATGATCAACGATGGTCCGGGGATCATCGCCGCGGCGCGGGAAGATCGGGTGCGGTTGCTCGGCGGTGGATATTTCCCGGCGCCGGTGCAAGACGTGCGCTACTGGCTCGACACCGCGACCGTCGACGGTGCCGCCGTGCACCAGATGTCGGCCGATGTCAGCGTCCGCGGTGGGCCGACCGCCCGCACGATGTTCGACGCCGCCATGCTCGGGGCCGCCGCGCCGCTCGGTGCGATGCTGGCCCGGCGCTTCGGCAACGACGGGCCCGTCGCCAGCAGGATCGCCCAGGGCGCCGAGGTGATCGCGACCGTGCCGAGCCGGCTGGTCCGCACGATCTGGCCGCCCGACGACTACGGCGAGAAGGTCGATCCGCTCGCCGCCGCCAACGCCGCGGGGCTCAAGGCAACCATCACCTACCCAGGCCCGACGGCCGCCGCCAAGAACAACGGCAGCAACCCGTTCTCCGCCGACGGGCCGCTGCGCAGCGGGCCGCGGACGATCTCGATCCGGGCCAACGTGCCGAGCCCGGAGATGACCACCGACCTGCTTCGCGAGATGACGCTGCTGGTGCTGCGCGTCGTCGGCGAGTTCGTCGGCGGTGAGGCGCCGTTGCGCGGGCGCACCTACGTGATCGGCCGGCGCGAGACCCAGCCGCCGCCGGCCACGCCGACGGCCGCCGCGCCGGGGCCGACCCGCACCGAGAACGTCACCCTCGACCAGGTCGGCGGGCTGGAGAGCATCGTCGGCCAGTTCCGGGAGATCGCCGTCAGCTTCCGGCACCCCGACATCATGGCCCGCTGGGGCGCTCGCCGGCCGCAGGGCATCCTGCTCTACGGGCCGCCCGGCACCGGCAAGACCATGCTGGCCCGGGCGCTGGCCAACGAGATCGGCGCGACGTTCCGGGAGATCCGCACGCCGGAGATCCTCGACAAGTGGCTCGGCGGCTCCGAGCGCAACATCAAGGCGATCTTCCAGGAGGCCCGCCGCTACCGGCACCCGACGGTGATGCTCTTCGACGAGTTCGACAGCATCATCAGCTACGCCGGTGCGGGCGGCGACGCGGCCAGCCAGGCCGTCAACGCCGTCGCGGGCATCTTCAAGCAGGAGATGAACAACCTCATCGAAGACAACCAGAACGTGGTGGTCGTGGCGACGACCAACTTCCCGCACCGGGTCGACGACTCGCTGATCCGCTCGGGTCGGTTCGACGTCAAGCTCTCGATCCCGCTGCCCGACGAGGCCGGCCGGGCCGAGATCTTCAAGATGAAGATCCGCGACCTGAGCGAGCGCCACGAATACGCCGGCTTCACCATGTTCGCCGACGACGTCGACCCGGCCGCGCTGGCCTCGGTCAGCCACGGCTTCAGCGGCGCCGACATCGGCGAGGTGCTGCGCCGGGCCCAACTCGCCAAGGCGATGCAGGAAGCGCGCGGCGGCAAGGGCAGCCCGATCACCCACGACGAGCTGATGCGGATCACCACGGGTTTGCGGCATTAA
- a CDS encoding roadblock/LC7 domain-containing protein, with the protein MTQTTRPQSNLDWLLEDLVARVPGAQQAIVLSADGLLMGSTSGLERDDAEHLAAMAAGFQSLAKGASRHFDAGPVRQTMVEMEQAYLFVTAAGSGACLALLATAETDIGLVAYEMAMLVTRVGQNLTAPARIPPIPPPGSPDGG; encoded by the coding sequence GTGACGCAGACGACCAGGCCGCAGTCCAACCTCGACTGGCTGCTCGAAGACCTTGTCGCCCGCGTGCCCGGGGCGCAGCAGGCGATCGTGCTCTCCGCCGACGGGCTGCTGATGGGGTCGACCAGCGGGCTCGAGCGCGACGACGCCGAGCACCTGGCCGCGATGGCGGCCGGCTTCCAGAGCCTCGCCAAGGGCGCCAGCCGGCACTTCGACGCCGGCCCCGTGCGGCAGACGATGGTCGAGATGGAGCAGGCCTACCTGTTCGTGACCGCCGCCGGCTCGGGCGCCTGCCTGGCGCTGCTGGCGACGGCGGAGACCGACATCGGCCTGGTCGCCTACGAGATGGCCATGCTGGTCACCCGGGTCGGCCAGAACCTGACCGCGCCGGCCCGGATCCCGCCGATCCCGCCGCCAGGGAGTCCCGATGGCGGCTGA
- a CDS encoding GTP-binding protein, whose translation MDSVRSDRTGEGQHIPIALKILIAGGFGVGKTTLVGAVSEIRPLQTEEVLSSVSEGTDDVSGVESKTTTTVAMDFGRITINEDLQVYLFGTPGQDRFWFLWDELAFGALGAVVLADTRRLADCFPSVDYFETRNTPFVVGVNCFDGLQRHSPDSVRNALDLDPDVPVLLCDARERQSGKDLLIALVEHVATRRDRVAAR comes from the coding sequence ATGGACTCCGTGCGCTCTGACCGCACAGGCGAGGGGCAGCACATCCCGATCGCCCTGAAAATCCTGATCGCGGGCGGCTTCGGCGTGGGCAAAACCACGCTGGTCGGCGCCGTGAGCGAAATCCGGCCGCTGCAGACCGAAGAGGTGCTCAGCTCGGTCAGCGAGGGCACCGACGACGTCTCCGGCGTGGAGAGCAAGACCACCACGACGGTGGCGATGGATTTCGGCCGGATCACGATCAACGAAGACCTACAGGTCTACCTGTTCGGCACGCCCGGCCAGGACCGCTTCTGGTTCCTCTGGGACGAGCTGGCCTTCGGCGCGCTGGGCGCGGTCGTGCTGGCCGACACCCGCCGGCTGGCCGACTGCTTCCCGTCGGTCGACTACTTCGAGACCCGCAACACCCCGTTCGTCGTGGGCGTCAACTGTTTCGACGGCCTGCAACGGCACAGCCCCGACTCGGTCCGCAACGCCCTCGACCTTGATCCAGACGTCCCGGTCCTGCTCTGCGACGCCCGCGAGCGCCAGTCGGGCAAAGACCTGCTGATCGCCCTGGTCGAACACGTCGCCACCCGCCGCGACCGGGTGGCTGCCCGGTAG